From Deltaproteobacteria bacterium HGW-Deltaproteobacteria-18, the proteins below share one genomic window:
- a CDS encoding transcriptional regulator — translation MQVPLLNLKAQYEAIKDEIDQAVAAVFASQQFINGPQVAELETGVAEYSGCAHGVGVSSGSDALIIALMAEDIGPGDEVITTPYTFFATAGAIARVGAKPVFVDIDPVTFNIDPNLIEQAVTSRTRAIIPVHLFGQMADMDPIMDLAHSFNQKPITVIEDAAQAIGAEYKGHRAGSIGDYGTFSFFPSKNLGGAGDGGLVVCQDADRAERLKILRNHGSKPKYFHKFIGGNFRLDTIQAAVVLAKLRHLDAWTAARQEHARIYRRLFEASGLQERGLTLPVEIMDRHIYNQFVIRYQDRDGLKQHLANHGVGTEIYYPLPLHLQECFAYLGHKAGAFPHAERAAANSLALPIDPVLSEAEIEYVVSTINQQPK, via the coding sequence ATGCAAGTCCCCCTTCTCAATCTCAAGGCCCAGTACGAGGCCATCAAGGACGAAATCGACCAAGCCGTGGCCGCGGTCTTCGCCTCCCAGCAGTTCATCAACGGCCCCCAGGTCGCGGAGTTGGAAACGGGCGTGGCCGAGTATTCGGGATGCGCGCATGGCGTGGGCGTGTCATCGGGCAGTGACGCCCTGATCATCGCGCTTATGGCAGAAGACATAGGCCCTGGAGATGAAGTCATCACCACGCCCTACACCTTTTTCGCCACCGCCGGAGCCATCGCCCGCGTCGGAGCCAAACCCGTCTTCGTGGACATCGACCCGGTCACGTTCAATATCGATCCAAACCTGATCGAGCAGGCGGTAACGTCGCGCACGAGGGCCATCATTCCCGTCCACCTATTCGGCCAAATGGCCGACATGGACCCTATCATGGACCTCGCTCACTCCTTCAACCAAAAACCAATCACCGTGATCGAGGATGCAGCCCAGGCCATCGGCGCCGAATACAAGGGACACCGTGCTGGCTCCATCGGCGACTACGGGACGTTCTCCTTCTTCCCGTCCAAGAACCTCGGCGGAGCCGGGGACGGCGGCCTTGTTGTCTGCCAGGATGCGGATCGGGCGGAACGGTTGAAGATTTTGCGCAACCACGGTTCCAAGCCCAAATATTTTCACAAGTTCATCGGCGGCAATTTTCGTCTCGATACTATCCAGGCCGCAGTGGTGCTGGCCAAGCTCCGTCATCTCGATGCCTGGACGGCGGCCAGACAGGAACACGCTCGGATCTACCGACGCCTGTTCGAGGCGTCCGGCCTGCAGGAAAGAGGACTGACGCTGCCGGTAGAGATCATGGACCGGCACATATACAACCAGTTCGTCATCCGCTACCAGGATCGCGACGGTCTGAAACAGCATTTGGCGAATCATGGTGTAGGTACGGAAATCTATTATCCCTTGCCTCTGCACCTGCAGGAGTGCTTTGCCTATCTTGGCCATAAAGCAGGAGCTTTCCCTCATGCCGAACGGGCAGCGGCAAACTCTTTGGCCCTGCCCATCGATCCGGTGCTGTCAGAAGCCGAAATTGAATATGTGGTCTCCACCATCAACCAACAACCAAAATGA